Proteins encoded in a region of the Leifsonia sp. PS1209 genome:
- a CDS encoding LacI family DNA-binding transcriptional regulator, translated as MGRRRIAGAGLQAGTGSGPVPAQRVVQEAGRSRVTISDVAARARVSKSAVSFVFNGRRGLSEATTERILRAADDLGWKPNARARALSLDRPRSVGLVVGRHGVSPGACSDLAGFIDGVGTALAATDTALVVRVVSSAAEETGAYDRFVRESQVDGILIVDLRTSDDRPAALTALGLPFLVAEHVVAHADEWEGTAQAVRHLAGAGHERIAIVAETGTLRSARRQKAFADESRALGLSARVIGLTDPSPASARTATDRLLGFKAPPTGILYDTGLLASAGMGVIGRRGMRVPESLSVISLDDSSFALVTEPAITSVRRDAYAWGRACGLRLVALLGGDPVAEVELPPAELVVRASTAPPSTTPHERSR; from the coding sequence ATGGGCCGTCGCCGGATAGCAGGCGCCGGCCTTCAGGCGGGAACCGGTTCGGGTCCGGTTCCCGCCCAGCGGGTCGTCCAGGAGGCGGGCAGGAGCCGCGTCACCATCTCGGACGTCGCAGCGCGAGCACGGGTCTCCAAGAGCGCCGTGTCGTTCGTCTTCAACGGACGCCGCGGCCTCAGCGAGGCGACGACGGAGCGCATCCTCCGGGCGGCGGACGACCTCGGCTGGAAGCCGAACGCGCGAGCGCGGGCGCTCTCCCTGGACCGCCCGAGGAGCGTCGGCCTGGTGGTCGGACGGCACGGGGTCAGCCCTGGCGCCTGCTCCGACCTCGCCGGGTTCATCGACGGGGTCGGCACGGCGCTCGCTGCGACGGACACCGCCCTCGTGGTCCGGGTGGTCTCATCGGCCGCGGAGGAGACGGGTGCGTACGACCGGTTCGTGCGCGAGTCGCAGGTCGACGGCATCCTGATCGTCGATCTGCGCACCTCCGACGACCGTCCGGCCGCTCTGACGGCCCTCGGTCTCCCGTTCCTCGTCGCGGAGCACGTGGTGGCGCACGCGGACGAGTGGGAGGGCACAGCCCAGGCGGTGCGGCACCTGGCCGGGGCCGGGCACGAGCGCATCGCCATCGTCGCCGAGACCGGAACGCTGCGGTCGGCACGACGGCAGAAGGCGTTCGCCGACGAATCGCGTGCGCTCGGGCTGTCCGCGCGCGTGATCGGCCTCACCGACCCGTCGCCGGCCTCTGCGCGGACGGCCACCGACCGGCTGCTCGGGTTCAAGGCACCGCCCACCGGGATCCTCTACGACACCGGACTCCTGGCTTCGGCCGGGATGGGCGTGATCGGGCGCCGGGGGATGCGGGTGCCGGAGAGTCTCTCCGTCATCAGCCTCGACGACAGCTCGTTCGCGCTCGTGACGGAGCCCGCCATCACCAGCGTGCGACGCGACGCATACGCCTGGGGTCGGGCATGCGGCCTCCGTCTGGTCGCCCTGCTGGGCGGGGATCCCGTCGCCGAGGTCGAGCTCCCGCCCGCAGAACTCGTCGTGCGCGCCAGCACGGCGCCACCATCCACCACCCCCCACGAAAGGTCCCGCTGA
- a CDS encoding 6-phospho-beta-glucosidase, whose product MKLCILGGGGFRTPYVYQALLRDTGSPRVEEVALYDVDENRLHTMVAILTELAAGFPDAPRLVPTTDLHRAVESSDFIFAALRVGGLEGRRCDEHVALDLNVLGQETTGPGGLAYAIRTVPVMVEAAKAIKDLAPNAYVMNFTNPAGIITEAMQSVLGDRVLGICDTPSGLGRRVAGLLGLDHTRVQMDYVGLNHLGWMRRLLYDGRDVLPELLADDALLGALEEGHVFGADWIRNLGSVPNEYLYYYYFNRDAVQTIRESGKTRGDFLADSQSAFYTKAADAGQGVAELWRTTVERRSASYMAEAKGGTQDAPTHVKEREQDPSHQGYAGVALGVMAAISRNERQTMILNVRNNGTIHGLPDDAVVEVPTLVDANGVHPLTTDQPDLHQVGLMSLVKSVERHTIAAALTGSKEEAVAAFALHPLVDSVTVARSLVAGYIERIPEVAAVLTK is encoded by the coding sequence ATGAAGCTCTGCATCCTCGGAGGCGGCGGATTCCGCACGCCGTACGTCTACCAGGCCCTCCTGCGGGACACCGGTTCACCGCGCGTCGAAGAGGTGGCCCTCTACGACGTGGACGAGAACCGCCTGCACACGATGGTCGCCATCCTCACCGAGCTGGCCGCCGGGTTCCCCGACGCGCCGCGCCTCGTGCCGACCACCGACCTGCACCGCGCCGTCGAGAGCAGCGACTTCATCTTCGCCGCCCTCCGCGTCGGCGGCCTGGAGGGACGCCGCTGCGACGAGCACGTCGCCCTCGACCTCAACGTCCTCGGCCAGGAGACCACCGGCCCTGGCGGACTCGCATACGCCATCCGCACCGTGCCCGTGATGGTCGAGGCGGCGAAGGCGATCAAGGACCTCGCCCCCAACGCGTACGTGATGAACTTCACCAACCCGGCCGGCATCATCACCGAGGCCATGCAGTCGGTGCTCGGCGACCGCGTGCTCGGCATCTGCGACACCCCGTCCGGCCTCGGCCGTCGTGTCGCGGGCCTGCTCGGCCTCGACCACACGCGCGTGCAGATGGACTACGTCGGCCTCAACCACCTGGGCTGGATGCGCCGCCTCCTCTACGACGGCCGCGACGTGCTCCCCGAGCTGCTGGCCGACGACGCCCTGCTCGGCGCGCTCGAGGAGGGTCACGTGTTCGGGGCGGACTGGATCCGCAACCTCGGCTCCGTGCCCAACGAGTACCTGTACTACTACTACTTCAACCGCGACGCCGTGCAGACGATCCGGGAGTCCGGCAAGACCCGCGGCGACTTCCTCGCCGACTCGCAGAGCGCCTTCTACACGAAGGCGGCCGACGCCGGCCAGGGGGTCGCCGAGCTGTGGCGCACCACCGTCGAGCGTCGCAGCGCCTCGTACATGGCCGAAGCGAAGGGCGGCACCCAGGATGCGCCGACCCACGTCAAGGAGCGCGAGCAGGACCCGTCGCACCAGGGATACGCGGGCGTCGCCCTCGGCGTGATGGCCGCGATCAGCCGCAACGAGCGCCAGACGATGATCCTCAACGTGCGCAACAACGGCACCATCCACGGGCTGCCGGACGACGCGGTCGTCGAGGTGCCCACCCTGGTGGACGCGAACGGCGTGCATCCGCTGACCACCGACCAGCCCGACCTGCACCAGGTGGGCCTGATGTCGCTGGTGAAGTCGGTGGAACGGCACACCATCGCCGCGGCGCTCACCGGCTCGAAGGAAGAGGCGGTGGCGGCGTTCGCCCTGCATCCCCTGGTCGACAGCGTGACCGTCGCCCGCTCGCTCGTCGCCGGCTACATCGAGCGCATCCCGGAGGTGGCGGCGGTCCTCACGAAGTGA
- a CDS encoding HAD-IIB family hydrolase, whose product MPRLVAFDLDDTLAPSKSPAAPRMIELLTSLLDVSEVCVISGGRFEQFRDQLLSQLPGSARLDRLHLMPTCGTRYYRWDGAGWRLQYAENLTDTERTQTLATVQEEASRLGLWEKDTWGPVLEDRGSQITFSGLGQLAPIDKKAAWDRDGTRRNLLRAAVQSRLPGLEVRAGGSTSIDITRHGVDKAYGMTKLSSLTGIPFSDMLFIGDRLDPDGNDYPVIALGIPTRSVSDPSETAAIVEGLLVTS is encoded by the coding sequence ATGCCCCGCCTCGTCGCCTTCGATCTCGACGACACCCTCGCCCCGTCCAAGTCGCCCGCCGCTCCCCGGATGATCGAGCTGCTCACCAGCCTGCTCGACGTCTCCGAGGTGTGCGTGATCTCGGGAGGGAGGTTCGAGCAGTTCCGCGACCAGCTGCTCTCCCAGCTGCCAGGGTCGGCACGGCTCGACCGGCTCCACCTCATGCCCACCTGCGGCACGCGCTACTACCGCTGGGACGGAGCGGGATGGAGACTGCAGTACGCCGAGAACCTGACGGACACGGAGCGGACGCAAACGCTCGCGACGGTCCAGGAAGAGGCGTCGCGCCTCGGGCTCTGGGAGAAGGACACTTGGGGTCCCGTGCTGGAGGATCGCGGCTCGCAGATCACGTTCTCCGGGCTCGGTCAGCTGGCGCCCATCGACAAGAAGGCCGCCTGGGACCGCGACGGGACGCGGAGGAACCTGCTCCGCGCCGCCGTCCAGTCCCGGCTTCCCGGCCTGGAGGTGCGCGCAGGAGGCTCGACCAGCATCGACATCACCCGCCACGGCGTGGACAAGGCGTACGGGATGACCAAGCTCTCGTCGCTGACCGGGATCCCCTTCTCCGACATGCTCTTCATCGGAGACCGGCTGGACCCGGACGGCAACGACTATCCCGTGATCGCGCTCGGAATCCCCACCAGGTCGGTGTCCGATCCGTCGGAGACGGCGGCCATCGTCGAAGGACTGCTCGTCACTTCGTGA
- a CDS encoding PfkB family carbohydrate kinase produces the protein MIERPLHQGAELLFAGEIFCDVVFSGVDVPAVGAEVYADAFTITAGGVANRAVAAARAGASTLLLSRLGDDPLGEHIHGMLDDEPGLDTRLLERIAGHQSPVTVSLTTPEDRSFITYQVELGHQDVPDDLGPIGATHVGVAHELPAWVGRMRAAGTTVVGGVGWDASGDWSGDVLRRLSEVDVFVPNDAEAMQYTRTDDAVAAAKALARHVPLAVVTRGPRGVVAIDSAAGEIVEVEAVPVAAVDPTGAGDVFVATFMAALGHDWDLRTRLRFASLSATISVTGLGGAASAPRPQDLIDFVDRRNPAGDWSFLDRMRVPTGSH, from the coding sequence GTGATCGAACGACCGCTGCACCAGGGAGCCGAGCTCCTGTTCGCCGGCGAGATCTTCTGCGACGTCGTCTTCTCCGGCGTGGACGTCCCCGCCGTGGGAGCAGAGGTCTACGCGGACGCCTTCACCATCACGGCGGGAGGCGTTGCGAACCGGGCGGTCGCTGCTGCGCGGGCCGGCGCATCCACTCTGCTGCTGTCGCGCCTCGGCGACGACCCGCTCGGCGAGCACATCCACGGGATGCTCGACGACGAGCCCGGCCTCGACACCCGCCTGCTCGAACGCATCGCCGGACACCAGAGCCCTGTCACCGTGTCGCTCACCACCCCGGAGGATCGCTCCTTCATCACCTACCAGGTGGAGCTCGGGCACCAGGATGTCCCCGACGACCTCGGCCCCATCGGGGCGACCCACGTCGGCGTCGCCCACGAACTGCCGGCCTGGGTCGGCAGGATGCGCGCAGCGGGCACCACGGTGGTCGGCGGCGTCGGCTGGGATGCCTCGGGGGACTGGTCGGGCGATGTGCTTCGCCGCCTCTCCGAGGTGGACGTGTTCGTGCCCAACGACGCGGAGGCGATGCAGTACACGCGCACCGACGACGCGGTGGCGGCGGCCAAAGCACTGGCGAGGCACGTGCCGCTCGCCGTCGTCACCAGGGGGCCGCGCGGCGTCGTCGCCATCGATTCCGCGGCGGGGGAGATCGTCGAGGTGGAGGCCGTGCCGGTCGCGGCCGTCGACCCGACGGGAGCGGGCGACGTCTTCGTCGCCACGTTCATGGCAGCACTCGGCCACGACTGGGACCTACGCACCCGCCTCCGCTTCGCGTCGCTCAGCGCGACCATCTCCGTCACCGGTCTCGGCGGCGCGGCCAGCGCGCCGCGACCGCAGGACCTCATCGACTTCGTCGACCGTCGCAACCCGGCGGGCGATTGGTCGTTCCTCGACCGCATGCGCGTGCCCACCGGCTCGCACTGA
- a CDS encoding DeoR/GlpR family DNA-binding transcription regulator, protein MILRERQNRILSALRTDGSASVRELAEALAVSESTIRRDLELLDRNGELTRTYGGAVLTPGATVEDHGRSAEEGTFDETTDADLKRRMAEAAAAMVTDGSVIILDIGTTTPLVARLLRGRDITVITSSLAVFDELRDDDAVRLVLLGGVVRRNYRTLVGSLAELALSQVSADIVFLSCTGVRANGHVVDNMAVEAPIKQSMIAASDRVVLLASEAKFPGTGALRLCSLTEVDALVTTTGAPEETLALCRNAGGEVTVV, encoded by the coding sequence ATGATTCTTCGCGAACGGCAGAACCGCATCCTGTCTGCGCTGCGGACGGACGGCTCCGCCTCCGTGCGCGAGCTGGCCGAAGCACTGGCCGTCAGCGAGTCGACCATCCGCAGAGACCTGGAGCTGCTCGACCGCAACGGCGAGCTGACCCGCACCTACGGCGGGGCGGTCCTCACGCCCGGCGCCACCGTGGAGGACCACGGCCGCAGCGCGGAGGAGGGCACCTTCGACGAGACGACGGACGCCGACCTCAAGCGCCGCATGGCGGAGGCGGCGGCCGCGATGGTCACCGACGGCAGCGTCATCATCCTGGACATCGGCACGACCACCCCACTGGTCGCGCGTCTCCTGCGCGGCAGGGACATCACCGTCATCACCTCCAGCCTCGCCGTCTTCGACGAGCTGCGCGACGACGACGCCGTGCGCCTGGTGCTGCTCGGCGGCGTCGTCCGCCGCAACTACCGCACCCTGGTCGGCTCGCTCGCCGAGCTCGCCCTCAGCCAGGTGAGCGCCGACATCGTGTTCCTCTCCTGCACGGGCGTGCGGGCGAACGGGCACGTCGTGGACAACATGGCCGTCGAGGCGCCGATCAAGCAGTCGATGATCGCCGCCTCCGACCGTGTGGTGCTGCTCGCCTCCGAAGCCAAGTTCCCCGGGACAGGAGCCCTGCGGCTCTGCTCCCTCACCGAAGTGGATGCGCTGGTCACCACGACCGGCGCTCCGGAAGAAACGCTCGCACTGTGCCGGAACGCCGGCGGAGAGGTCACTGTCGTATGA
- a CDS encoding carbohydrate ABC transporter permease, whose product MRLTRREKIVDYIVLSLFALFAVIPLVGVLFSAVTPSADNQGGFALPTKIDLGNFATAWTEGHFATYMFSSIVVTLGVIVLTTVLSVLAGFAFARLDFAGSGIIFFVMLAGLMLPAEAFIIPLYFNLRSVGLTDSYQSLILPQTAQSLAFGIFWMRNQFRAFPGEIIEAARIDGARDLRVLWQVIVPPSLAPIMTMCVLVAMWTWNEFLMPLVLITSEDRRTAPLGLAFFKGEHLTDYSLLSAAGIIVAIPIVVLYFFLQKRFISGMLGGISAK is encoded by the coding sequence ATGAGGCTCACTCGCCGCGAGAAGATCGTCGACTACATCGTCCTCTCCCTCTTCGCCCTGTTCGCCGTCATCCCGCTGGTCGGGGTGCTGTTCTCCGCGGTCACGCCGTCGGCGGACAACCAGGGCGGGTTCGCCCTTCCGACGAAGATCGACCTCGGCAACTTCGCCACGGCATGGACCGAAGGGCACTTCGCCACGTACATGTTCTCGAGCATCGTGGTCACGCTCGGGGTGATCGTCCTCACCACCGTGCTGTCCGTGCTCGCCGGTTTCGCCTTCGCCCGCCTCGACTTCGCCGGTTCCGGCATCATCTTCTTCGTGATGCTCGCCGGGCTCATGCTGCCCGCGGAGGCGTTCATCATCCCGCTGTACTTCAACCTGCGCAGCGTCGGCCTCACCGACTCGTACCAGAGCCTCATCCTGCCGCAGACCGCGCAGTCGCTCGCGTTCGGCATCTTCTGGATGCGCAACCAGTTCCGCGCCTTCCCCGGCGAGATCATCGAGGCGGCCCGCATCGACGGCGCCCGCGACCTGCGCGTGCTCTGGCAGGTGATCGTGCCGCCGTCGCTCGCCCCCATCATGACGATGTGCGTTCTGGTCGCCATGTGGACCTGGAACGAGTTCCTGATGCCCCTCGTCCTCATCACCAGCGAGGACCGCAGGACGGCGCCGCTCGGCCTCGCGTTCTTCAAGGGCGAGCACCTCACCGACTACTCGCTCCTGAGCGCGGCGGGCATCATCGTCGCCATCCCCATCGTCGTCCTGTACTTCTTCCTCCAGAAGCGCTTCATCTCCGGGATGCTCGGCGGCATCTCCGCGAAATGA
- a CDS encoding sugar ABC transporter permease yields MTVTAHKDGQAVAPAVRPAVRPAGAARSGRAGRRRKRSLVAYLYVLPAFLVFAVFLGWPFIQTVQYSFYDWDGLSPATWAGFANYVSVFTDTALRGAFGHALILMVFYAVIPVVLALFLTALISRANALRGMSAFRTVLFLPQVIASVVVATIWVSIYSQDGLVNETLRFLGLDGLARVWLGDYAFALPAIGFVGTWLNIGLCLVLFLSGVGNIQPELFEAARLDGAGAAREFFSITLPSLRGQIAVALTLTIVSALKTFDLVYVTTGGGPGTSTTVPAYEAYNRAFNTGQVGSAAAVAIALTLVIMVVTALISRIQPKDVQ; encoded by the coding sequence ATGACCGTGACCGCACACAAGGACGGACAGGCGGTCGCCCCCGCCGTCCGACCGGCTGTCCGCCCGGCCGGAGCAGCGCGCTCCGGCCGGGCGGGGCGACGCAGGAAGCGCAGCCTGGTCGCCTACCTCTATGTGCTGCCCGCGTTCCTCGTGTTCGCGGTCTTCCTCGGCTGGCCGTTCATCCAGACCGTCCAGTACTCGTTCTACGACTGGGACGGCCTGTCGCCCGCCACCTGGGCCGGGTTCGCGAACTACGTCTCGGTGTTCACCGACACGGCGCTGCGCGGCGCGTTCGGGCACGCGCTCATCCTGATGGTGTTCTACGCCGTGATCCCCGTGGTGCTGGCGCTGTTCCTCACCGCCCTCATCTCCCGCGCCAACGCCCTGCGCGGGATGAGCGCCTTCCGCACCGTCCTGTTCCTCCCGCAGGTGATCGCCTCGGTCGTCGTCGCGACGATCTGGGTTTCGATCTACTCGCAGGACGGCCTGGTCAACGAGACCCTGCGGTTCCTCGGCCTCGACGGGCTCGCCAGGGTCTGGCTCGGCGACTACGCGTTCGCGCTCCCCGCGATCGGGTTCGTCGGCACCTGGCTCAACATCGGCCTGTGCCTCGTGCTGTTCCTCTCCGGCGTCGGCAACATCCAGCCGGAGCTGTTCGAGGCGGCGCGGCTCGACGGGGCGGGGGCGGCGCGCGAGTTCTTCTCCATCACGCTCCCCTCGCTGCGCGGCCAGATCGCCGTGGCGCTCACGCTCACCATCGTCTCGGCGCTGAAGACCTTCGACCTCGTCTACGTGACGACGGGAGGCGGTCCTGGCACCTCGACCACCGTGCCGGCGTACGAGGCGTACAACCGGGCGTTCAACACGGGCCAGGTCGGCTCGGCCGCCGCCGTGGCCATCGCCCTGACCCTCGTGATCATGGTCGTCACCGCCCTGATCAGCCGGATCCAGCCGAAGGACGTGCAATGA
- a CDS encoding extracellular solute-binding protein, whose translation MKRHTSKVALLAGALTAIALGLTACAPGGSAPSGTQSLGPVSKDFGSSKVTLTVWDQNTDGGIDDAQKQLNAAFTKKYPNVTIKRVSRSFSDLKTTLKLALSGDNPPDVVQANQGYPDMGAFVKAGLLRPVDDYADLYKWNDYYPSSLLKLNSFSSDGKKWQGDDLYGVSQTGELVGLYYNKAVLQKAGISEAPTSLDELTADMAKVKAAGSLPLAYGDVEKSPGIHLYGFALSALAGSQKVNDLVNGSSGSWTGADEVKAADVVQGWQKSGYITPGANGVSRDAAVASFGNGDAAFLITGTWYLATLAEATASKDIGFTALKPAGSDTPVTMGGEGLAWAITSKSKNANAAAAYIDFVTDKNASEVLVKTGNLPTVVPSGSEQATGTVTGDVTANYITISKSNGITPYLDYATPTFYDTITAAAQDLIAEKATPEQFTQTLQDDYAAFTKKNG comes from the coding sequence ATGAAGAGACACACCAGCAAGGTGGCGCTGCTCGCCGGCGCCCTCACCGCGATCGCTCTCGGACTCACCGCGTGCGCGCCGGGCGGCTCGGCGCCATCCGGAACGCAGAGCCTCGGACCGGTCTCCAAAGACTTCGGCAGCAGCAAGGTCACGCTGACCGTGTGGGATCAGAACACCGACGGCGGCATCGACGACGCGCAGAAGCAGCTGAACGCCGCCTTCACCAAGAAGTACCCCAACGTCACCATCAAGCGGGTCTCCCGGTCGTTCTCCGACCTGAAGACCACGCTCAAGCTCGCGCTCTCCGGCGACAACCCGCCGGACGTGGTCCAGGCCAACCAGGGCTACCCGGACATGGGCGCGTTCGTGAAGGCCGGGCTGCTCCGGCCCGTCGACGACTACGCCGACCTCTACAAGTGGAACGACTACTACCCGTCGAGCCTGCTCAAGCTCAACTCGTTCTCGTCCGACGGCAAGAAGTGGCAGGGCGACGACCTCTACGGCGTCTCCCAGACCGGCGAGCTCGTCGGCCTGTACTACAACAAGGCCGTGCTGCAGAAGGCGGGCATCAGCGAGGCTCCGACCTCGCTCGACGAGCTCACCGCGGACATGGCCAAGGTGAAGGCCGCCGGTTCGCTGCCGCTGGCGTACGGCGACGTGGAGAAGAGCCCCGGCATCCACCTGTACGGGTTCGCGCTGTCGGCGCTGGCCGGATCGCAGAAGGTCAACGACCTCGTCAACGGCTCCAGCGGATCGTGGACGGGCGCCGACGAGGTGAAGGCGGCCGATGTCGTGCAGGGCTGGCAGAAGTCCGGGTACATCACCCCCGGCGCCAACGGCGTCTCCCGGGATGCGGCGGTCGCCTCGTTCGGCAACGGCGACGCGGCGTTCCTCATCACCGGCACCTGGTACCTGGCGACGCTCGCCGAGGCAACCGCATCTAAGGACATCGGCTTCACCGCCCTGAAGCCCGCCGGATCGGACACGCCCGTCACGATGGGCGGAGAGGGCCTGGCCTGGGCGATCACGTCCAAGTCGAAGAACGCGAACGCGGCGGCCGCGTACATCGACTTCGTCACGGACAAGAACGCGTCCGAGGTGCTCGTGAAGACGGGCAACCTGCCGACGGTCGTGCCGAGCGGGTCTGAGCAGGCCACCGGCACGGTCACCGGCGACGTCACCGCGAACTACATCACCATCTCCAAGTCGAACGGCATCACCCCGTACCTCGACTACGCGACGCCGACGTTCTACGACACCATCACCGCGGCCGCTCAGGATCTGATCGCCGAGAAGGCGACGCCCGAGCAGTTCACGCAGACGCTGCAGGACGACTATGCCGCCTTCACGAAGAAGAACGGATGA